In Juglans microcarpa x Juglans regia isolate MS1-56 chromosome 8D, Jm3101_v1.0, whole genome shotgun sequence, the following are encoded in one genomic region:
- the LOC121242128 gene encoding beta-1,2-xylosyltransferase XYXT1-like — protein sequence MYNGLLSKSFSKHERKRFGYGAFFGCLLIAMSICTVFKPYLGPLPVLNLKVSMAAGFKMLIIRDTSGSSTSPTTLGPITYLSEKNTSNSASPLLEPMAQLADENASIPASPLLEPITPLAEKNMSISTSPVLLEPMTQLAAENNASNSVSPVLEPTTRLVEKNASISASSLLEPMTQLAEKNASTSPSPPLVPTTQLSEMNTSSFPETVKAAETVMERRERPEMEKTEPVTKKTESVIKKVEPLCNFMKPRGDICEIKGDVRVQGKSSSVFLVSSQMSILAGNNNSWSIKPYARKGDQAAMKRVREWSVKSVLGHEEIPQCTKNHSVPAILFSQGGYAGNHFHDFTDLVIPLYLTSRQYSGKVQFLITDKSPLWISKFQAILKKLSRYELIDIDTEEEVHCFPNVIVGLKRNQKELSIDSSEYSYSMRNFREFLRSSYALKKANAIKLRNGLRKRPRLLILSRRRTRAFTNVEEITKMARSLGFKVHVAEASMDVSKFAEVVNSCDVLLGVHGAGLTNLVFLPMNAILIQVVPFGGFEWLATNDFGEPSKDMNLKYLEYKISIEESTLIHEYPPNHTILRDPVSIQKQGWEAFKSVYLDKQNVKIDVNGFRPTLLKALELLHQ from the exons ATGTACAATGGTCTACTTTCTAAAAGCTTTAGTAAGCATGAGCGGAAAAGATTCGGATATGGAGCATTCTTTGGTTGTTTGCTTATTGCAATGAGCATTTGCACTGTGTTCAAGCCTTATTTGGGTCCTCTACCAGTTT TGAACTTGAAGGTGTCTATGGCTGCTGGTTTCAAAATGCTGATTATCAGAGATACAAGCGGCTCCAGTACTTCGCCAACCACCTTGGGGCCAATTACTTACTTATCAGAGAAGAATACGAGCAACTCCGCATCCCCACTCTTGGAGCCAATGGCTCAGTTAGCTGACGAAAATGCTAGCATCCCCGCATCACCACTCTTGGAGCCAATAACTCCGTTAGCAGAAAAGAATATGAGCATCTCCACATCCCCAGTACTTTTGGAGCCAATGACTCAGTTAGCAGCAGAAAATAATGCGAGCAACTCCGTATCCCCAGTCTTGGAGCCAACGACTCGGTTAGTAGAAAAGAATGCGAGCATCTCCGCATCCTCACTCTTGGAGCCAATGACTCAGTTAGCAGAAAAGAATGCGAGCACCTCCCCCTCTCCACCCTTGGTGCCTACGACTCAGTTATCAGAAATGAATACAAGCAGCTTCCCAGAAACAGTTAAAG cTGCAGAAACCGTAATGGAGAGAAGGGAACGTCCTGAAATGGAGAAAACTGAGCCTGTGACAAAGAAAACGGAATCTGTGATAAAGAAAGTGGAGCCACTCTGCAATTTCATGAAACCAAGAGGAGATATTTGTGAAATAAAAGGGGATGTAAGAGTTCAAGGAAAATCTTCTTCCGTTTTCCTTGTTTCATCTCAAATGAGCATCTTGGCAGGAAACAATAACTCGTGGAGTATAAAACCTTATGCTCGGAAAGGTGACCAAGCAGCAATGAAACGTGTTAGGGAATGGTCAGTAAAATCAGTATTGGGTCACGAGGAGATCCCTCAATGCACAAAAAACCACAGCGTTCCAGCCATCCTGTTTTCTCAAGGAGGATATGCAGGAAACCATTTCCACGATTTTACTGACTTGGTTATTCCACTATATTTAACTTCTCGACAATATAGTGGAAAAGTTCAGTTTCTTATTACCGACAAAAGTCCTTTGTGGATTTCAAAGTTCCAAGCAATCCTTAAGAAGTTGTCAAGATATGAGTTGATAGACATTGACACAGAAGAAGAAGTTCATTGTTTCCCAAATGTGATAGTTGGTCTCAAACGAAATCAGAAAGAGTTGAGTATTGATTCTTCAGAATATTCTTACTCTATGAGAAACTTCAGAGAATTCTTGAGAAGTTCCTATGCATTAAAGAAAGCTAATGCAATCAAACTGAGAAATGGTCTGCGTAAACGTCCCCGGCTTCTGATCCTctcaagaagaagaacaagagcTTTTACAAACGTGGAAGAAATAACTAAAATGGCAAGAAGCTTGGGATTCAAGGTACATGTTGCAGAGGCTAGCATGGATGTTTCAAAATTTGCAGAAGTTGTGAATTCCTGTGATGTGCTGCTGGGGGTTCATGGAGCTGGTCTGACTAACCTTGTTTTCCTCCCTATGAATGCAATTCTAATCCAAGTAGTTCCCTTTGGGGGATTTGAATGGCTAGCAACAAATGACTTTGGAGAGCCCTCAAAGGATATGAACTTGAAGTACTTGGAATATAAGATAAGCATAGAAGAGAGTACTCTGATACATGAATACCCTCCCAACCATACGATTCTTAGGGATCCAGTTTCAATCCAGAAACAAGGATGGGAAGCATTTAAGTCAGTATATTTGGATAAACAAAATGTAAAGATTGATGTGAATGGGTTTAGGCCAACTTTGTTAAAAGCACTTGAGCTTCTGCATCAATAG